One stretch of Thalassophryne amazonica chromosome 19, fThaAma1.1, whole genome shotgun sequence DNA includes these proteins:
- the dio3a gene encoding iodothyronine deiodinase 3a, which yields MNTVRAIKDAVVCLVLLPRFLMAAVMFWLLDFLCIRKRVFCRMREGEGDAGVDPPLCVSDSNRLFSVESLKAVWHGQKLDFLKAAHLGHGAPNTEVVQLDDLRRSRILDYAKDNRPLILNFGSCTUPPFMARLKAFQGVAQQNADIADSVVVYIEEAHPSDGWMSTDAPYQIPKHRCLEDRLSAAQLMRMEVPGCLIVVDSMENSSNAAYGAYFDRLYVLHEGKVVYQGGRGPERYRISELRDWLHQYRERLQKPNNLVINV from the coding sequence ATGAATACTGTCAGGGCTATTAAAGATGCAGTAGTCTGTCTGGTCCTCCTGCCCCGTTTCCTCATGGCAGCCGTGATGTTTTGGCTGCTTGACTTTTTATGCATAAGGAAGAGGGTTTTCTGTAGGATGAGGGAGGGCGAGGGCGACGCCGGCGTCGACCCCCCTCTGTGCGTATCGGACTCCAACCGGCTGTTCAGCGTGGAGTCTCTCAAAGCGGTGTGGCACGGCCAAAAACTGGACTTCCTGAAAGCGGCGCACCTCGGACACGGGGCGCCCAACACCGAAGTCGTCCAGCTGGACGATTTGCGGCGCAGTCGAATCCTCGATTACGCGAAGGACAACAGACCGCTCATCCTCAACTTTGGCAGCTGCACCTGACCGCCGTTCATGGCGCGCCTGAAGGCTTTCCAGGGAGTTGCGCAGCAGAACGCAGACATTGCAGACTCTGTGGTGGTGTATATCGAGGAAGCGCACCCGTCGGACGGCTGGATGAGCACAGACGCGCCGTATCAGATCCCCAAACACCGGTGTCTGGAGGACCGGCTGAGCGCAGCGCAGCTGATGCGCATGGAGGTCCCCGGGTGCCTGATTGTGGTGGACAGCATGGAAAACTCCTCCAACGCCGCCTACGGAGCTTATTTCGACAGACTTTACGTATTACACGAAGGAAAGGTGGTTTATCAAGGTGGCAGAGGACCGGAGAGGTACCGGATCTCAGAGCTCAGAGACTGGCTGCATCAGTACCGAGAAAGGCTGCAAAAACCCAATAATCTCGTCATTAATGTGTAG